The Terriglobales bacterium genome window below encodes:
- a CDS encoding methylmalonyl-CoA mutase family protein, translating to MAPKNSDNKQVRESAIQDVFEGRQPSESERQWAERTLAPLLEKSPEKPIGAPTGTNLDENGNARFSTISNVPIRRLYTEADLPEDWNYDQYLGYPGQPPYTRGIHASGYRGKLFTMRQFSGFASPEETNERYKYLLAHGGGGLSVAFDLPTLMGYDSDHFFSEGEVGKCGVAIDSLEDMEILFSGIDLEKTTVSMTINSPASILWAMYLVVAEKQGADWKKVSGTIQNDILKEYIAQKEYIYPPAPSMRLVIDTFEFGSKFTPRFNTISISGYHIREAGSTALQELAFTIYDGVEYVEWARRRGLDVDEFGPRLSFFFNAHNDFFEEIAKYRAARKIWYRLMKDRFGAKQARTWLMRFHTQTAGVSLTAQQPMNNIARVAIQALAAVLGGTQSLHTDSYDEALALPTADAVRIALRTQQIVAYETGVVNTIDPLAGSYFVERQTLDMEKGAFDYFEKLDAMGGMVKAIERGYPQKEIAEASYQFQRAAEAREKVIVGANEFTIEEEPPQILYIDETVRHQQMDKLKALKARRSNEEVQRRLEALKKAAAQEPKVKADGSISDANTMPYIIEAVRAYATVGEICDALRQVYGTYEETSIT from the coding sequence ATGGCTCCTAAAAATTCAGACAATAAGCAGGTCCGTGAGTCGGCCATTCAGGACGTTTTCGAAGGCCGCCAGCCTTCGGAATCAGAACGTCAGTGGGCCGAACGAACGTTAGCTCCATTGCTCGAGAAGTCACCGGAGAAGCCGATTGGCGCCCCCACCGGCACCAACCTCGACGAGAACGGAAATGCCCGCTTCAGCACCATCTCCAACGTGCCGATCCGCCGTCTTTACACCGAGGCCGACTTGCCGGAGGACTGGAACTACGACCAGTATCTCGGATACCCGGGACAGCCCCCGTATACCCGCGGCATTCACGCGTCAGGGTATCGCGGCAAGCTGTTTACCATGCGCCAGTTCTCGGGGTTCGCCTCTCCCGAGGAGACGAACGAGCGCTATAAGTATCTGCTCGCACACGGAGGCGGCGGTCTTTCGGTGGCGTTCGACCTCCCTACCCTGATGGGTTACGACTCCGATCACTTCTTCAGCGAAGGCGAAGTCGGCAAGTGCGGCGTTGCGATTGATTCTCTGGAGGACATGGAAATTCTCTTCTCCGGAATCGACCTGGAGAAGACGACCGTTTCGATGACCATCAACTCGCCCGCCTCGATCCTCTGGGCGATGTACCTGGTGGTCGCCGAAAAACAGGGGGCTGACTGGAAGAAGGTCTCCGGCACTATCCAGAACGACATCCTCAAGGAATACATTGCGCAGAAGGAGTACATCTACCCGCCTGCGCCGTCGATGCGCCTCGTGATCGATACCTTTGAATTCGGCTCGAAGTTCACGCCGCGCTTTAACACCATCTCGATCAGCGGATACCACATCCGCGAAGCCGGATCGACGGCACTCCAGGAACTCGCGTTCACCATCTACGACGGTGTCGAGTATGTGGAATGGGCGCGCCGCCGGGGACTGGATGTCGACGAATTTGGTCCGCGCCTGAGCTTCTTCTTCAACGCTCATAACGACTTCTTTGAAGAGATCGCGAAATATCGTGCCGCCCGGAAGATCTGGTATCGCCTGATGAAGGACCGCTTCGGCGCGAAGCAGGCACGCACGTGGCTGATGCGATTCCACACCCAGACTGCCGGCGTGTCACTTACGGCACAGCAGCCGATGAACAACATCGCGCGTGTCGCGATCCAGGCGCTCGCGGCCGTGCTCGGCGGAACGCAGTCGCTGCATACGGATTCGTACGACGAAGCGCTCGCGCTACCGACCGCAGACGCCGTCCGCATTGCGCTGCGTACACAACAGATCGTCGCCTATGAAACCGGCGTGGTGAATACCATCGATCCGCTGGCGGGCTCGTACTTCGTGGAACGGCAGACGCTGGATATGGAAAAGGGCGCCTTCGACTACTTCGAGAAGCTCGACGCAATGGGCGGGATGGTGAAGGCCATCGAACGCGGATATCCGCAGAAAGAGATCGCCGAGGCCAGCTATCAGTTCCAGCGCGCCGCCGAAGCCCGCGAGAAAGTCATCGTCGGTGCTAACGAGTTCACAATTGAAGAGGAACCGCCGCAGATCCTCTACATCGACGAGACCGTGCGTCATCAGCAGATGGACAAGCTGAAAGCCTTGAAGGCGCGTCGTTCGAACGAAGAGGTTCAACGCCGTCTGGAGGCCCTGAAGAAAGCTGCTGCCCAGGAACCAAAGGTGAAGGCCGACGGCAGCATCTCCGACGCGAACACCATGCCTTACATCATCGAGGCAGTTCGCGCGTACGCCACAGTGGGCGAAATCTGCGACGCACTCCGGCAGGTGTACGGAACCTACGAGGAGACAAGCATCACCTAG
- a CDS encoding VWA domain-containing protein translates to MKRIRYTKYVPDPAGEMSMEDLLNALSDYLLQSGFQNSYGMYDMRDMEQTLEELKKAIEQALMSGELFDEQMQQQIEEMMLEGKLDELIEQIIQRMQQEDYISIDQPHDPAQNPSVGGQVGQSETQAKFEITDKSLDFLGYRTLRELLGSLGKSSFGRHDTRDLATGIEASGSSKTYEFGDTLNLDITATLSNAIQREGLTLPLNIEYSDLQVHQCEYQSSCATVLMLDCSHSMILYGEDRFTPAKKVAMALSQLIRTQYPGDSLSLILFHDSAEEIPLSQLARVKVGPYYTNTREGLRLAQRILKQQRKDMKQIVMITDGKPSALTLEDGRIYKNAFGLDPLVVSQTLEEVSKCKRAGVMINTFMLASDYGLVQFVQKVTEMCRGKAYFTTPYTLGQYLLMDYMSRKSKTIH, encoded by the coding sequence GTGAAGCGTATTCGCTATACAAAATACGTACCCGATCCGGCGGGCGAGATGAGCATGGAAGACCTGCTCAACGCGTTGTCGGACTATCTGCTCCAGAGCGGGTTCCAGAATTCATATGGCATGTACGACATGCGCGACATGGAGCAGACGCTTGAGGAACTGAAGAAAGCCATCGAGCAGGCGCTGATGAGCGGCGAACTTTTCGACGAACAGATGCAACAGCAGATCGAAGAAATGATGCTCGAAGGAAAGCTCGATGAATTGATCGAGCAGATCATTCAACGCATGCAACAGGAAGACTACATATCCATTGACCAACCGCACGATCCGGCGCAGAACCCGAGCGTCGGCGGGCAAGTGGGTCAGTCGGAAACGCAGGCGAAATTCGAGATTACGGACAAGAGCCTGGACTTCCTTGGCTATCGGACGCTGCGCGAGTTGCTGGGATCGCTGGGCAAATCGAGCTTCGGGCGCCATGACACACGCGACCTCGCAACCGGCATTGAGGCGAGCGGTTCGTCCAAGACGTACGAGTTCGGCGACACCCTGAACCTGGATATCACGGCGACATTGTCGAATGCGATTCAGCGCGAGGGACTCACCCTGCCGCTGAATATCGAATACTCCGATCTACAGGTGCACCAGTGCGAGTATCAGTCGTCGTGCGCGACGGTGTTGATGCTTGATTGCTCGCACTCGATGATCCTGTACGGAGAAGACCGATTCACTCCCGCGAAGAAAGTGGCGATGGCGTTGTCGCAACTGATCCGGACCCAGTATCCGGGAGATTCGTTGTCGCTGATTCTGTTTCACGATTCCGCGGAGGAAATTCCGCTATCGCAACTAGCACGCGTAAAGGTTGGACCGTACTACACGAACACACGCGAAGGGCTTCGACTGGCTCAGCGCATCCTCAAGCAACAGCGCAAGGACATGAAGCAGATCGTGATGATCACCGACGGGAAACCCTCGGCGCTTACGCTGGAAGACGGGCGCATCTACAAGAACGCATTCGGACTCGATCCGCTCGTCGTGAGCCAGACACTGGAGGAAGTTTCGAAATGCAAGCGCGCGGGCGTGATGATCAACACGTTCATGCTTGCGTCCGATTATGGACTAGTGCAGTTCGTGCAGAAAGTCACAGAGATGTGTCGCGGCAAAGCCTACTTCACCACGCCGTATACGCTTGGGCAGTATCTGCTGATGGATTACATGTCGCGGAAGTCGAAGACGATCCACTAA
- a CDS encoding SDR family NAD(P)-dependent oxidoreductase: MRLAGKVAVITGASMGIGEAIARLFVEEGARVVLSSRDEARVEAARQRIGHQDRTLGLFCDVRNREDLERLMSLTLHNFGGRVDIWVNNAGYGLADSIEMMDMDACRAMFDTNLYGAIQGMQVAIPVMVRQASGTIINISSVAGHIPVPYKGAYSATKFALNAIGKAARVELHGSGVNVLTVCPGYIATNFSKNVVRGRERKHLGPSVRKGPSPDVVALATLDGYLKGKREVVVPRRDGWIVKAYQIWPGAIERAMRKMIYAGEEVTVEKAAGK; this comes from the coding sequence ATGCGACTTGCAGGGAAAGTAGCTGTAATTACCGGAGCCTCCATGGGTATTGGGGAGGCGATTGCCAGGCTTTTTGTTGAAGAAGGAGCCCGGGTGGTCCTCAGCTCCCGTGACGAGGCCCGTGTTGAGGCTGCTCGGCAACGGATCGGGCATCAGGATCGGACGCTTGGACTGTTCTGTGACGTCCGCAACCGCGAGGACCTCGAACGTCTCATGAGCCTCACGCTGCATAACTTCGGCGGCCGGGTGGATATCTGGGTCAACAATGCGGGTTATGGTCTTGCCGATTCCATCGAGATGATGGACATGGACGCTTGCCGTGCCATGTTCGATACCAACCTCTATGGCGCGATTCAGGGAATGCAGGTCGCAATCCCCGTCATGGTCAGGCAGGCCTCGGGAACCATCATCAATATCTCCAGCGTCGCCGGACACATTCCCGTTCCCTACAAAGGCGCCTACAGTGCGACGAAGTTCGCCCTCAACGCGATCGGCAAGGCGGCCCGGGTGGAACTGCACGGGAGCGGCGTAAACGTGCTCACGGTCTGTCCGGGTTACATCGCTACCAACTTCTCGAAAAATGTGGTGCGTGGGCGCGAACGCAAACATCTCGGTCCGTCGGTTCGAAAGGGACCGTCGCCAGACGTGGTAGCCCTCGCTACTCTCGACGGGTACCTGAAAGGGAAGCGCGAGGTCGTGGTTCCCCGGCGTGACGGGTGGATCGTTAAGGCCTACCAGATTTGGCCGGGCGCAATTGAGCGCGCGATGCGGAAAATGATCTACGCCGGCGAGGAAGTCACAGTCGAAAAGGCAGCGGGAAAGTAG
- a CDS encoding DinB family protein → MQETAQQYIARLTSYLEGKDFLQVLKATPTLLRQLTTAVADAELRRRPEPNKWSAMEQVAHLSDVEIVLGYRVRVVLGAEDGVPIPAFDQDRWQQAFRYNSRELEPTLAAFTAARENNLRLYESLSQAEWNKYGMHSERGKETVEAIVKLAAGHDINHLRQIEGLLGKPASTGTGR, encoded by the coding sequence ATGCAAGAGACCGCCCAGCAGTACATCGCTCGACTGACGTCGTATCTGGAAGGCAAAGACTTCTTACAGGTTCTTAAGGCCACTCCGACACTGCTTCGGCAGCTCACAACGGCTGTGGCGGATGCGGAGTTGCGCAGACGTCCTGAGCCGAACAAGTGGTCGGCCATGGAGCAGGTGGCGCATCTGTCAGATGTGGAGATCGTGCTGGGGTATCGCGTGCGGGTGGTTCTCGGAGCAGAAGACGGCGTGCCGATTCCTGCGTTCGACCAGGATCGCTGGCAACAGGCGTTCCGGTATAACTCGCGCGAACTTGAGCCCACGCTTGCGGCGTTCACCGCCGCCCGGGAGAACAATCTCCGCCTGTACGAGTCGCTGTCACAGGCAGAGTGGAACAAATACGGAATGCACTCGGAGCGAGGCAAGGAGACGGTGGAGGCTATCGTGAAACTCGCAGCCGGGCACGATATCAATCACTTACGCCAGATCGAAGGATTGCTGGGAAAGCCGGCGAGTACCGGGACGGGGCGGTAG
- a CDS encoding acyl-CoA thioesterase, whose protein sequence is MAEATFETTGRPVRESQSEMSEVVLPNDANPLGALLGGRLMHWIDLAGALSAHRHAKSYVVTASIDHLDFLTPVHVGDLVILRSTVNRAFHTSMEVGVKAFVENYITGERRVVSTAYLTFVAVDRHGRRRAVPPVIPETDEEKRRFEDAGRRREHRVAERARKAPA, encoded by the coding sequence ATGGCTGAAGCCACCTTTGAGACGACGGGCAGGCCTGTACGCGAATCGCAATCGGAAATGTCGGAGGTTGTGCTTCCCAATGACGCCAACCCTCTCGGGGCGTTGCTTGGCGGACGCCTGATGCACTGGATCGACCTTGCAGGCGCGTTGTCGGCGCACCGTCACGCCAAGAGCTACGTGGTAACGGCGTCCATCGATCATCTGGATTTCCTTACCCCCGTCCACGTTGGTGATCTCGTGATCCTTCGTTCGACCGTGAACCGGGCGTTTCACACTTCCATGGAAGTTGGCGTGAAGGCTTTTGTGGAGAACTACATCACCGGCGAACGACGGGTCGTAAGCACAGCCTATCTCACCTTCGTTGCCGTCGATCGCCACGGCCGCCGTCGGGCTGTGCCCCCGGTGATTCCCGAGACCGACGAGGAAAAGCGCCGTTTTGAGGACGCCGGCCGGCGTCGCGAGCACCGCGTGGCAGAACGTGCCCGCAAGGCGCCGGCTTAG
- a CDS encoding tetratricopeptide repeat protein codes for MDRMEMLKDLLTQDPNNQLARYGLAMEYSNKGDVDSSVAEFKKLLAVNPDYANAYFMAAQALAKAERTDEAKAMLQQGITAAGRTGNRHAESEMQAFLDELEF; via the coding sequence ATGGACCGGATGGAGATGCTGAAGGACTTACTTACCCAGGACCCCAACAATCAACTCGCCCGCTACGGCCTGGCGATGGAGTACTCCAACAAAGGTGACGTGGATTCTTCAGTAGCGGAGTTCAAGAAGCTTCTGGCCGTCAATCCCGATTACGCCAACGCTTACTTCATGGCGGCGCAGGCGCTCGCGAAGGCCGAACGCACCGATGAGGCCAAGGCCATGCTTCAGCAGGGGATCACCGCCGCCGGTAGGACGGGCAATCGTCACGCCGAAAGTGAAATGCAGGCATTTCTCGATGAACTGGAGTTTTAG
- a CDS encoding CDGSH iron-sulfur domain-containing protein: protein MAQVKITIRPNGPYRVEAPEGSIELINPDGTPVDLTGKPAFSLCRCGASVNKPFCDGTHSKIGFQAAEAAVKKEAGSSVPPGPGTPAKG from the coding sequence ATGGCGCAAGTGAAGATCACGATTCGCCCCAATGGGCCTTATCGTGTGGAAGCCCCCGAGGGCAGCATCGAGTTGATTAATCCGGACGGAACGCCAGTTGACCTGACCGGCAAGCCGGCATTTTCGCTGTGCCGCTGCGGCGCAAGCGTGAACAAGCCCTTCTGCGACGGGACACATTCGAAGATCGGTTTTCAGGCTGCGGAAGCTGCGGTCAAGAAGGAAGCAGGTTCGAGCGTCCCGCCCGGACCCGGAACTCCGGCCAAGGGCTAA